From a single Kitasatospora sp. NBC_00458 genomic region:
- a CDS encoding MFS transporter yields MGAKGQMRRAAAAALIGTAIEFYDFFIYGTAAALVFGGVFFPELGAVGALLAAFSVYAVAFLARPLGAVAFGHFGDRLGRKTTLVVSLLLMGLSTAAVGLLPGFEVWGWWSPVALVVLRVCQGVGLGGEWGGAALLVAENAPAGRRGRYGAYLQLGPTSGFVLANGVFLGLQLWLDEAAFRSWGWRVPFLASLALVAVGLFVRLRVEETPLFKGEARTGAERAPVVEVLRGHWRTVLVGCGAITVGYALFYLTTTYALAYATTGLGVPSTVVLSMLLAGAVGKGVTVWLSARRSDVWGRRRTLQGATVLAVVWGLVLFPLLETVRRPLMFVALAGAMVVLGCLLGPLAAFLPELFPTRVRYTGAALTYNLGGVVGGATTPLIATRLTDAYGTAEPVGWYLAVWGVVALLCLRLLPETSGTDLAVAGAHGGRRRASALGAGAGVDPAA; encoded by the coding sequence ATGGGTGCGAAGGGACAGATGCGGCGGGCTGCGGCTGCGGCGCTGATCGGTACGGCGATCGAGTTCTACGACTTCTTCATCTACGGGACGGCGGCGGCGCTCGTCTTCGGCGGGGTGTTCTTCCCGGAACTGGGTGCGGTGGGGGCGCTGTTGGCGGCCTTCTCGGTGTACGCGGTGGCGTTCCTGGCGCGGCCGCTGGGGGCGGTGGCGTTCGGGCACTTCGGGGACCGGCTGGGGCGGAAGACGACGCTGGTGGTGTCGCTGCTGCTGATGGGCCTGTCGACGGCGGCGGTGGGGCTGTTGCCGGGGTTCGAGGTGTGGGGCTGGTGGTCGCCGGTGGCGCTGGTGGTGCTGCGGGTCTGTCAGGGGGTGGGGCTGGGCGGCGAGTGGGGCGGTGCGGCGCTGCTGGTGGCGGAGAACGCGCCGGCCGGGCGGCGCGGCCGGTACGGCGCCTATCTGCAGTTGGGGCCGACCAGTGGCTTCGTGCTGGCCAACGGCGTGTTCCTGGGGCTCCAACTGTGGCTGGACGAGGCGGCGTTCCGGTCCTGGGGCTGGCGGGTGCCGTTCCTGGCGTCGTTGGCGCTGGTGGCGGTGGGGCTGTTCGTGCGGCTGCGGGTGGAGGAGACGCCGTTGTTCAAGGGGGAGGCGCGCACGGGTGCGGAGCGGGCGCCGGTGGTGGAGGTGTTGCGCGGGCACTGGCGGACGGTGCTGGTCGGCTGTGGTGCGATCACCGTGGGGTACGCGCTGTTCTACCTGACCACCACGTACGCGTTGGCGTACGCCACGACCGGTCTCGGCGTGCCGAGCACGGTGGTGCTGTCGATGCTGCTGGCGGGCGCGGTGGGGAAGGGCGTGACGGTGTGGCTGAGTGCGCGGCGCAGTGACGTGTGGGGGCGTCGGCGGACCCTGCAGGGGGCGACCGTACTGGCGGTGGTGTGGGGGCTGGTGCTGTTCCCTCTGCTGGAGACGGTGCGGCGGCCGCTGATGTTCGTCGCGCTGGCGGGGGCGATGGTGGTGCTGGGGTGTCTGCTGGGGCCGTTGGCGGCGTTCCTGCCGGAGTTGTTCCCGACCCGGGTGCGGTACACGGGGGCCGCCCTCACGTACAACCTGGGCGGGGTGGTGGGCGGGGCGACCACGCCGCTGATCGCGACCAGGCTGACGGACGCGTACGGCACGGCGGAGCCGGTCGGCTGGTACCTGGCGGTGTGGGGGGTGGTGGCGCTGCTCTGTCTGCGGCTGCTGCCGGAGACGAGCGGGACGGATCTGGCGGTGGCCGGGGCCCACGGCGGGCGCCGTCGGGCATCCGCGCTGGGGGCCGGGGCAGGGGTGGATCCGGCGGCGTAG
- a CDS encoding response regulator transcription factor, with amino-acid sequence MGVRLVVVDDHRLLAEALATALQLRGHRVLAVGSPAASAADLVVGRRPEVCLLGVAAPADPGAFEGLRRIRRERPEVAVIVLGPVGELRGVAGAFAAGAAGYVPSDERIEVVERAIARARAGEAAVAVEVLRGAFDQLLRPAAEPDDEAVRLLRLLTRREVQVLARIADGEDTAAIAAGMRIAASTARTHVQRVLMKLGARTRLEAAAVAARTGLLDRLARP; translated from the coding sequence ATGGGTGTTCGACTCGTGGTGGTCGACGACCACCGGCTGCTGGCGGAGGCGCTGGCCACCGCGCTCCAGCTGCGGGGTCACCGGGTGCTCGCGGTCGGTTCGCCGGCCGCGTCGGCGGCCGACCTGGTGGTGGGTCGGAGGCCTGAGGTGTGTCTTCTCGGGGTGGCCGCACCGGCTGATCCGGGGGCTTTCGAGGGGTTGCGCCGGATCCGCCGGGAGCGGCCCGAGGTGGCCGTCATCGTGCTCGGCCCGGTCGGTGAACTGCGCGGTGTGGCAGGGGCGTTCGCGGCCGGGGCGGCGGGCTACGTGCCGAGTGACGAGCGGATCGAGGTGGTCGAGCGGGCCATCGCGCGGGCTCGGGCGGGTGAGGCGGCGGTCGCCGTGGAGGTGCTCCGCGGCGCCTTCGACCAGTTGCTCAGGCCGGCGGCCGAGCCGGACGACGAGGCGGTCCGGCTGCTCCGGCTGCTGACCCGGCGCGAGGTCCAGGTGCTGGCCCGGATCGCGGACGGCGAGGACACCGCGGCGATCGCGGCGGGGATGCGGATCGCCGCGAGCACGGCGCGGACGCACGTCCAGCGGGTGCTGATGAAGCTCGGCGCGCGGACCCGTCTGGAGGCGGCCGCGGTGGCGGCGCGTACCGGGCTGCTGGACCGGTTGGCCCGGCCCTGA